The following coding sequences lie in one Arachis stenosperma cultivar V10309 chromosome 5, arast.V10309.gnm1.PFL2, whole genome shotgun sequence genomic window:
- the LOC130980867 gene encoding uncharacterized protein LOC130980867, whose product MVNPQRKDCSSRLGDALWAYRTAYKTPLGMSPFRVVYSKACHLPVEIEHKAYWAVKQCNMDITKAGIARKLQLEELECLRIEAYKNARIYKEKTKAFHDHHIRKKNFQEVDEVLLYNSRLRFMHGKLCSRWEGPFKAKEVKPYGVVELFYPKSEATFKVNGHIVKKYHGYKSPKEVEVLLFEDAPKGELA is encoded by the coding sequence ATGGTGAATCCACAAAGGAAAGATTGTAGCTCTCGGTTGGGAGATGCACTATGGGCGTATAGGACGGCCTACAAGACCCCATTAGGGATGAGTCCCTTTCGGGTTGTCTATAGTAAGGCATGCCACCTTCCGGTGGAAATTGagcataaagcctattgggcagtGAAGCAGTGTAATATGGACATCACCAAGGCGGGAATAGCCAGGAAATTGCAACTGGAGGAGCTTGAATGTCTTAGAATAGAGGCATATAAGAATGCCCGAATTTACAAGGAGAAGACTAAGGCATTCCATGATCACCACATTCGGAAGAAGAATTTTCAAGAAGTTGACGAGGTTCTCCTCTACAACTCAAGGCTTAGATTCATGCATGGGAAGCTCTGTTCAAGATGGGAAGGTCCCTTCAAGGCAAAGGAAGTCAAGCCCTATGGTGTGGTGGAGTTATTTTATCCCAAAAGTGAGGCAACCTTCAAGGTGAATGGCCATATAGTGAAGAAATACCATGGCTACAAGTCACCCAAGGAAGTGGAAGTGCTCCTATTTGAGGATGCACCAAAAGGAGAGTTAGCTTAA